In Aquimarina spinulae, a single window of DNA contains:
- a CDS encoding acyl-CoA carboxylase subunit beta translates to MDSKIKTLQDKIAQAKLGGGEQRIEKQHQKKKLTARERVEYLLDEGSFEEIGILVTHRTTDFGMDKEIYYGDGVVTGYGTVNGRLIYIFAQDFTVFGGALSETHAEKICKVMDMAVKMGAPIIGLNDSGGARIQEGVRSLGGYADIFYKNVQASGVIPQISAIMGPCAGGAVYSPAMTDFTMMVEDTSYMFVTGPNVVKTVTNEEVTSEELGGASTHSTKSGVAHITSSNDIECLEDVKKLLSYLPQSNKEQPKKLEYTLTNEVRDNLSSIVPDNPNKPYDMHEVISGIIDTDSFYEIHKDYAENIIVGFARLGGRSIGIVANQPQFLAGVLDVNSSKKAARFTRFCDCFNIPLLVLVDVPGFLPGTDQEWNGIIVHGAKLLYALSEATVPKVTVITRKAYGGAYDVMNSKHIGADLNYAWPSAEIAVMGAKGASEIIFRKEIKAADDPAAKLAEKEAEYAEKFANPYRAAQRGFVDEVILPKNTRRKLIKGFSMLENKIVERPDRKHGNIPL, encoded by the coding sequence ATGGATTCAAAAATAAAAACATTACAAGATAAAATTGCTCAGGCAAAATTAGGTGGTGGTGAGCAACGTATTGAAAAACAACATCAAAAGAAAAAATTAACTGCCCGTGAGCGTGTAGAATATTTGCTTGATGAAGGCTCTTTTGAAGAAATTGGTATTCTGGTGACACATCGTACTACCGATTTTGGGATGGATAAAGAAATCTATTATGGCGATGGTGTAGTTACGGGATACGGAACCGTAAACGGACGATTAATCTATATTTTTGCACAAGACTTTACCGTTTTTGGTGGTGCTTTATCCGAAACCCATGCCGAGAAAATCTGTAAAGTTATGGATATGGCTGTAAAAATGGGAGCACCAATTATAGGGCTTAATGATTCTGGCGGTGCCCGAATCCAGGAAGGAGTTCGCTCTCTGGGTGGGTATGCCGATATTTTTTATAAAAACGTACAAGCCTCTGGAGTAATCCCCCAGATCTCTGCTATAATGGGCCCTTGTGCCGGCGGTGCTGTATATTCTCCTGCAATGACAGATTTTACCATGATGGTAGAAGATACCAGCTATATGTTTGTTACCGGACCTAATGTAGTAAAAACAGTAACCAACGAAGAAGTTACTTCTGAAGAATTAGGAGGCGCCAGTACCCATTCTACAAAATCAGGAGTAGCACATATCACTTCTTCTAATGATATAGAATGCCTCGAAGATGTAAAAAAGCTACTAAGTTACCTACCACAAAGTAATAAAGAGCAGCCTAAAAAATTAGAATATACCTTAACCAACGAAGTAAGAGACAACCTCTCTTCTATTGTACCTGATAATCCCAACAAACCTTATGACATGCACGAGGTAATTAGCGGGATTATTGATACAGACTCCTTCTATGAAATTCATAAAGACTATGCAGAGAATATCATTGTAGGTTTTGCCCGTCTGGGCGGAAGAAGTATTGGGATTGTAGCCAATCAACCTCAATTTCTGGCTGGAGTTTTGGATGTAAATAGTTCTAAAAAAGCTGCGCGATTTACACGTTTCTGTGATTGCTTTAATATCCCTTTGTTAGTACTAGTAGATGTTCCTGGGTTCTTACCGGGAACTGATCAGGAATGGAATGGTATTATTGTACACGGAGCCAAATTGTTATATGCCTTAAGTGAGGCTACCGTACCTAAAGTAACGGTAATTACCCGTAAAGCCTATGGTGGTGCATATGATGTGATGAATTCTAAGCATATTGGTGCTGATCTTAACTATGCCTGGCCTTCTGCAGAAATTGCAGTAATGGGTGCCAAAGGTGCCAGTGAGATTATTTTTAGAAAAGAGATCAAAGCAGCAGATGATCCGGCAGCCAAACTTGCCGAAAAAGAAGCTGAGTATGCCGAGAAATTCGCTAATCCATACCGAGCTGCACAACGTGGTTTTGTAGATGAAGTTATCTTACCTAAAAATACCCGAAGAAAACTCATAAAAGGATTTAGCATGCTCGAAAATAAAATTGTCGAGCGCCCTGATCGAAAACATGGGAATATTCCTTTGTAG
- the accC gene encoding acetyl-CoA carboxylase biotin carboxylase subunit produces MKKILVANRGEIAIRVMTTARKMGIKTVAIYSTVDRNAPHVKFADEAVCIGEAPSNQSYLLGSKIIEVAKQLHVDAIHPGYGFLSENAEFAEEVEKNNIIFIGPKSKAIKVMGSKLAAKDAVKAYDIPMVPGIDEAITDITKAKAIASEIGFPILIKASAGGGGKGMRVVEEEKDLESQMNRAISEATSAFGDGSVFIEKYVASPRHIEIQVMADSHGNVVHLFERECSVQRRHQKVVEEAPSAVLSQELRSEMGEAAVKVAKACDYLGAGTVEFLLDENHNFYFLEMNTRLQVEHPVTELITGTDLVALQIKVARGEKLPIQQEDLKIKGHALELRVYAEDPLNDFLPSVGNLETYQLPVGKGIRVDNGFEEGMDIPIYYDPMLSKLITYGKTREEAIQLMIKAIDNYTIKGVQTTLPFGKFVFEHDAFKSGNFDTHFVKKYFIPETIQSAMEEEAKIAALIAMKQYIEDQKTLRIPTL; encoded by the coding sequence ATGAAAAAAATACTAGTAGCAAACAGAGGTGAGATTGCCATTAGAGTGATGACGACAGCTCGTAAAATGGGAATCAAAACCGTAGCAATCTACTCTACCGTAGACAGAAACGCTCCACATGTAAAATTTGCAGATGAAGCTGTCTGTATTGGTGAAGCACCTTCTAACCAATCTTACTTATTAGGATCCAAAATCATTGAAGTTGCAAAGCAATTACATGTAGATGCGATACATCCCGGATATGGATTCCTTAGTGAAAATGCAGAATTTGCGGAAGAAGTAGAAAAAAATAATATCATTTTTATAGGTCCAAAATCAAAAGCCATTAAGGTGATGGGAAGCAAATTAGCAGCCAAAGATGCTGTTAAGGCTTATGATATCCCTATGGTTCCTGGTATAGACGAAGCTATTACCGATATTACCAAAGCAAAAGCTATCGCTTCAGAAATAGGTTTTCCTATTTTAATTAAAGCCTCTGCAGGTGGTGGTGGAAAAGGGATGCGAGTGGTAGAAGAAGAAAAAGATCTCGAATCACAAATGAATCGTGCCATTAGCGAAGCTACCTCGGCATTTGGAGATGGCTCTGTATTTATCGAAAAATATGTTGCCTCACCACGACATATCGAAATACAAGTAATGGCAGATAGCCATGGCAACGTAGTGCACTTATTCGAAAGAGAATGTAGCGTACAACGACGACATCAAAAAGTAGTAGAAGAAGCTCCTTCTGCTGTACTTTCTCAAGAATTACGATCCGAAATGGGAGAAGCGGCTGTTAAAGTAGCCAAAGCCTGTGACTACCTTGGTGCCGGGACTGTAGAATTTCTTTTAGATGAAAATCACAATTTCTACTTCCTCGAAATGAATACCAGACTACAAGTAGAACACCCTGTTACCGAACTTATTACAGGAACAGACCTTGTAGCATTACAAATAAAAGTAGCTCGAGGCGAAAAACTACCCATACAACAAGAAGATCTAAAAATAAAAGGACACGCTCTGGAGTTACGAGTATATGCAGAAGACCCGCTTAATGATTTCTTACCCAGCGTAGGAAACTTAGAAACCTATCAATTACCTGTTGGAAAAGGGATTCGCGTCGATAATGGTTTTGAAGAAGGAATGGATATTCCTATCTACTACGATCCCATGCTCTCGAAGCTAATTACTTATGGAAAAACTCGTGAAGAAGCGATACAATTAATGATAAAAGCAATTGACAATTATACTATTAAAGGAGTACAAACTACATTACCGTTTGGTAAATTCGTGTTTGAGCATGATGCCTTTAAATCTGGTAATTTCGACACACATTTTGTAAAGAAATATTTTATCCCCGAAACCATACAATCGGCAATGGAAGAAGAAGCTAAAATTGCTGCCTTAATTGCTATGAAACAATACATCGAAGATCAAAAAACGTTACGCATACCAACACTCTAA
- a CDS encoding SdiA-regulated domain-containing protein yields the protein MKKILLFLLLIISISLTGQTTYYVAVNGNDSSGNGSNDTPWATIQHALNTVTDGSTILVKPGTYNGRVRVRGSFTTGVLVKSQVSYMAKLRNNTTVITAYKSPSGCHGITFDGFDIAHDAPGAAPLVIHIDGDGNGDVHDITFQNCVIHDSYNNDLVKVNAASYNITFQGNLFFNQSGSDEHIDGNSVENLIIQDNIFLNDFSSSGRTNNNDTSSFIVIKDSGGSNDIYTGSRNVKIRRNVFLNWEGTVATNFVLIGEDSEPHYQAFDVMIENNLMLGNSSNPMRAPFGIKGCRDITFRNNTVTGDLPANAFAFRFNREPTNPIINTINIYNNIWSDPTGTMNDFSDCPISHTDTYTLDTNLYWNNGTPIPQDSSDKINSADDANGITANPLLGNQNNLIIPHYDSSLNQFKDGSVTIREAFERLVNTYGTPETNSPAINIARADQLPSDDILGRLRVNADIGAVAPGAVENNELALIRPDNGSENISITPTLEWSGSASSYTLEITDCSPIDPPPPPSPTIGLGLDQFNLIEGPKTITQIPDDLSGLTYNSTTTTIFAVINDPPRLYELNLDGDVIRAIPLQGFNDTEGLVWVNGTDFFVIEEKRGRAVKITVENTTITISYPTDYIQLPGNWGANNGLEGVSYNPNTNELILVKEKSPLTIYSLEVPADLSTPPTVTNPFDIATNNFGFRDLSGLHHLGSNTIQQETHFLVLSHESRALVETDMTGKEYSRLDLGTNGANGTLPNRILQAEGVTVDNQGTIYIVSEPNTFYKFSKSASANATKMAPIFTASNISEESFVVPENTLNINTEYCWRIKDNDTGDWTSYFSFTTGDNENPPPPPLPVETTNTIQVFPNPADTFLSVLFDFDELPENIQVFMYDISGKEIMRQSSASIVDNALNINVSRFSKGCYFIKIKYPKEDIVKSFIKR from the coding sequence ATGAAAAAAATACTATTATTCTTACTACTTATTATCTCTATTTCTTTAACAGGTCAAACCACCTACTACGTAGCTGTAAACGGAAATGATTCTAGCGGCAATGGTTCTAACGATACTCCCTGGGCAACCATCCAACATGCTCTTAATACTGTTACAGATGGTAGTACAATTTTGGTAAAACCCGGTACATACAATGGGCGAGTTAGAGTTCGAGGAAGTTTTACTACTGGTGTTTTGGTAAAATCACAAGTGTCTTATATGGCAAAATTACGCAATAATACTACCGTTATTACCGCCTATAAAAGCCCTAGTGGTTGCCACGGTATTACTTTTGATGGTTTTGATATAGCACATGATGCTCCCGGTGCTGCGCCTTTAGTTATTCATATTGATGGAGATGGGAATGGCGATGTACATGATATTACATTTCAGAATTGTGTTATACATGATAGTTACAATAATGATCTTGTAAAAGTAAATGCCGCCTCATACAATATCACTTTCCAGGGGAATTTATTTTTTAATCAATCCGGATCTGATGAGCATATCGATGGTAACAGTGTAGAAAACTTAATTATACAGGATAATATTTTCTTAAACGATTTTTCGAGTAGTGGCCGTACTAATAACAATGATACCAGTAGTTTTATTGTTATCAAAGATAGTGGCGGTAGTAATGATATCTATACCGGTTCAAGAAATGTTAAGATTCGTAGAAATGTATTTCTAAATTGGGAAGGAACAGTAGCTACAAACTTTGTTCTTATAGGAGAAGACAGTGAGCCTCACTATCAAGCCTTTGATGTTATGATAGAAAATAATCTAATGCTGGGAAATAGTAGTAATCCTATGCGGGCACCTTTTGGTATTAAAGGCTGTAGAGATATTACTTTCAGAAATAATACAGTAACAGGAGATTTACCTGCTAATGCATTTGCATTTAGATTTAACAGAGAACCTACCAACCCTATTATCAACACTATTAATATTTATAATAATATATGGTCTGATCCTACCGGGACTATGAATGATTTTTCAGATTGCCCTATATCTCATACCGATACTTATACCCTAGACACTAACTTATATTGGAATAATGGTACTCCTATACCCCAAGATAGCAGTGATAAAATTAACAGTGCAGATGATGCAAACGGGATAACTGCTAATCCACTGTTAGGAAATCAAAACAATCTAATCATTCCTCATTATGATTCTTCTTTAAACCAATTTAAAGATGGTTCGGTTACGATTAGAGAAGCATTCGAACGCCTTGTAAACACATATGGAACACCCGAAACCAATAGTCCTGCTATTAATATAGCAAGGGCAGATCAGCTTCCTTCAGATGATATCTTAGGCAGGCTACGGGTAAATGCCGATATCGGTGCAGTAGCACCAGGTGCTGTAGAAAATAATGAATTAGCACTAATTCGACCAGATAATGGTTCAGAAAATATTTCCATTACTCCTACTTTAGAATGGTCAGGCTCCGCAAGTTCTTATACTTTAGAAATAACCGATTGTAGCCCCATAGATCCCCCTCCCCCTCCAAGTCCTACAATCGGTTTGGGTCTGGATCAATTTAATCTTATCGAGGGTCCGAAAACGATTACACAGATTCCTGATGATCTATCCGGATTAACTTACAACAGTACTACTACTACAATTTTTGCTGTGATCAACGATCCTCCCCGACTGTATGAATTGAACTTAGATGGTGATGTTATAAGAGCTATTCCTCTACAAGGTTTTAATGATACAGAAGGTTTGGTATGGGTTAATGGTACCGATTTTTTTGTTATTGAAGAAAAAAGAGGGCGAGCGGTTAAAATTACTGTAGAAAACACAACAATAACCATTTCTTATCCAACAGATTATATTCAACTTCCCGGTAATTGGGGAGCAAATAATGGACTGGAAGGAGTGTCCTATAACCCAAATACAAATGAACTAATATTGGTGAAAGAAAAAAGTCCGTTAACTATATATTCTTTAGAAGTACCCGCAGATCTATCAACTCCTCCTACGGTTACCAATCCATTCGATATTGCTACAAATAATTTTGGATTTAGAGATTTGTCTGGTTTACATCATTTGGGAAGTAACACCATACAGCAAGAAACTCATTTTCTTGTATTGAGTCATGAATCCAGAGCATTAGTAGAAACCGATATGACCGGAAAAGAATATAGTCGTTTAGATTTGGGTACTAATGGCGCAAATGGCACCTTACCCAATAGAATTCTCCAGGCAGAAGGCGTAACGGTAGATAATCAGGGGACTATCTATATCGTAAGTGAACCCAATACATTTTATAAGTTTTCTAAGTCAGCATCTGCAAATGCTACCAAAATGGCCCCTATATTTACAGCCTCTAATATATCTGAAGAATCATTTGTTGTACCAGAAAACACCCTAAATATAAATACAGAATACTGCTGGAGAATAAAAGACAATGATACAGGAGATTGGACTTCTTATTTTTCGTTTACTACAGGAGATAATGAAAATCCGCCTCCGCCACCATTGCCTGTAGAAACTACCAATACTATCCAGGTTTTTCCTAATCCAGCAGACACCTTCCTTAGTGTTTTATTTGATTTTGATGAGCTTCCAGAAAATATACAAGTTTTCATGTATGATATTTCGGGAAAAGAAATAATGAGACAATCCTCTGCAAGTATTGTAGATAATGCGTTGAATATTAATGTTAGTCGATTCTCTAAAGGTTGTTATTTCATAAAAATCAAATACCCTAAAGAGGATATCGTTAAAAGTTTTATCAAGAGGTAA
- a CDS encoding GIY-YIG nuclease family protein, translating into MKYYYTYIVECSDGSFYTGMTNDLERRINEHNAGNKPDSYTYDKRPVVLKWFEICTNPNEAIQIEKQVKGWSRRKKIALIEENWDKLVEYSKNYTQFGNNIDKSNGSSTGSD; encoded by the coding sequence ATGAAATACTATTATACATATATAGTCGAATGTAGTGATGGTTCTTTTTATACCGGTATGACGAATGATTTAGAACGAAGAATAAATGAGCATAATGCAGGTAATAAGCCAGATAGTTATACCTATGATAAACGGCCAGTTGTTTTAAAATGGTTTGAAATATGCACTAACCCAAATGAAGCCATACAGATAGAAAAGCAAGTAAAAGGATGGAGTAGAAGAAAGAAAATAGCTTTAATTGAAGAGAATTGGGATAAATTGGTTGAATATTCTAAAAATTATACCCAGTTTGGAAATAACATTGATAAAAGTAATGGGTCTTCGACAGGCTCAGACTGA
- the argH gene encoding argininosuccinate lyase: protein MKLWDKGLPTDQKIDRFTVGNDRQLDMVIARYDVQATLVHAKMLHKINLLSDKEISEIEKELNILGREIEKGTFVIEDQFEDIHSKIEFELTQRIGDAGKRIHTARSRNDQVLVAMHLYMKDELLQIKSLVNELSQNLLTLAETYKDVLLPGYTHMQIAMPSSFGLWFSAYAESFIDDLYFVNAALKVVDQNPLGSAAGYGSSFPIDREFTTRELGFETLKYNVVAAQMSRGKSEKSTAFAMSSVAATLSKLAMDVCLYMSQNFDFMSIPSEFTTGSSIMPHKKNPDVFELIRGKCNKIQALPYELNLLINNLPSGYHRDLQLLKEGVVPAIQDLKASLEMTMYALKNIKVNKNILDDDKYDYLFSVDTLNELVMQGMSFRDAYMKIGLDIEKGCYTPEKNTKHSHSGSINNLCLNKIKKKLEEV from the coding sequence ATGAAACTTTGGGATAAAGGATTACCAACAGATCAAAAAATAGATAGGTTTACCGTAGGTAATGACAGGCAATTGGATATGGTAATTGCCAGGTATGATGTGCAGGCAACACTGGTTCATGCTAAGATGCTGCATAAGATTAATTTACTTTCTGACAAAGAAATTTCTGAAATTGAAAAAGAATTGAATATATTGGGGCGGGAAATAGAAAAAGGAACTTTTGTGATAGAAGACCAGTTCGAGGATATACATTCAAAAATTGAGTTTGAATTAACTCAACGAATAGGAGATGCGGGTAAGCGAATACATACCGCCAGATCACGTAATGATCAGGTGTTGGTGGCGATGCATCTATATATGAAGGATGAATTACTTCAAATTAAATCTCTGGTTAACGAATTATCTCAGAATTTACTTACCCTTGCAGAAACATATAAAGATGTGTTACTTCCTGGGTATACCCATATGCAGATAGCGATGCCATCCTCATTTGGACTTTGGTTTTCTGCCTATGCAGAAAGCTTTATTGATGATCTGTATTTTGTAAATGCTGCTTTAAAAGTTGTAGATCAAAACCCATTGGGAAGCGCCGCAGGGTATGGTAGCTCATTTCCGATTGATAGAGAGTTTACCACAAGAGAATTAGGTTTCGAAACCCTTAAGTATAATGTAGTTGCTGCACAGATGAGCAGAGGGAAATCAGAAAAATCTACTGCTTTTGCGATGAGTAGTGTAGCCGCCACTTTATCTAAACTGGCCATGGATGTGTGTTTGTATATGAGTCAGAATTTTGATTTTATGAGTATTCCATCAGAATTTACTACAGGATCCAGTATTATGCCACATAAGAAAAATCCGGACGTCTTTGAGTTAATAAGAGGGAAATGTAATAAAATTCAAGCACTGCCTTACGAATTAAATTTGCTAATCAATAATTTACCTAGTGGTTACCACAGGGATTTACAATTGCTTAAAGAAGGAGTTGTACCCGCTATTCAGGATTTAAAAGCATCTCTTGAGATGACTATGTATGCACTTAAGAATATAAAGGTGAACAAAAATATTTTGGATGATGATAAGTATGATTACCTGTTTAGTGTAGATACATTAAATGAATTGGTAATGCAGGGCATGTCTTTTAGGGATGCCTATATGAAAATTGGATTAGATATTGAGAAGGGATGTTATACACCCGAAAAGAATACAAAACATAGCCATAGTGGTAGTATTAATAATTTATGTCTTAACAAGATAAAAAAGAAATTAGAGGAAGTTTGA